The proteins below come from a single Epinephelus moara isolate mb chromosome 19, YSFRI_EMoa_1.0, whole genome shotgun sequence genomic window:
- the LOC126406749 gene encoding cone cGMP-specific 3',5'-cyclic phosphodiesterase subunit alpha'-like, which produces MADKDTVEKFLDNNPQVAKEYYEKKVKADVITAAFNNQVQVKDPSSYKDVTTIQEAEFIFELLKEMQSNTEMEKTLHKVLQRIALLVQADRCSYFSYRARNGTPELTTVLFDVSHNSPFDKNLVNPSVEIVFPTDMGIVGWTAHSKKPQNVPDVKKDSHFSDFVDKQTKYTTKCMMTAPLLSGKEPIGVVMALNKQGANEFSKSDQELFNKYINFASVVALQAYTSCMWDVESRRSQVLLWSASKVFEELTDIERQFHKALYTVRTYIKCERYSVGLLDMTKEKEFFDEWPIKLGEQEPYKGPKTPDGREINFYKIIDYLLEDKEEIKVIPGPPADHWALVSGLPSYVAENGFICNMMNAAGDDYFAFQKEAVDESGWRIKNVLSLPIVNKKEEIVGVATFFNRHDGKPFDENDEQITEALTQFLGWSTLNSDTYDKLNRTEWRKDVAQEMLMYQTMATPNDVQTILKTQDKFGSAPEDCDQKEMYKLLRASIPDAKNVELLEFRFSDFPLSEFELIQCGIRCFFELGVVEKFKVPAEILTRWMYTVRRGYRDITYHNWRHGFNVGQTMFTLLLTGKLKKYYSDLEAFAMVAAGFCHDIDHRGTNNLYQTKSLSPLAKLHSSSVMERHHLEYSKTLMENENLNIFQNLQKRQFETVQHLFEVCIIATDLALYFKKRTMFQKIVESVEGIPEEKERVDYISNNPTRKEIIMAMMMTACDLSAITKPWEVQSKVALMVAAEFWEQGDLERTVLEQQPIPMMDRNHADELPKMQCGFIDFVCAFVYKEFARFHKEITPMFDGLNNNRGEWKALADVREAKLKAIEDEKKKLEGGGEQETGKSKTCAIC; this is translated from the exons ATGGCAGACAAAGACACTGTAGAGAAGTTTCTTGATAACAACCCACAGGTTGCGAAGGAGTACTATGAAAAGAAAGTAAAGGCAGATGTCATCACTGCTGCCTTCAACAACCAAGTCCAGGTCAAGGACCCATCCTCTTACAAGGATGTCACCACCATCCAGGAGGCCGAGTTCATTTTCGAGCTCTTAAAGGAGATGCAGTCCAacacagagatggagaaaaCCCTGCATAAAGTTCTGCAGAGGATCGCTCTGCTGGTCCAGGCTGATCGCTGCAGCTACTTTAGCTACAGGGCTCGTAATGGGACACCTGAGCTGACCACGGTCCtctttgatgtgtcacacaatTCTCCATTTGACAAGAATTTAGTGAATCCCAGTGTAGAGATTGTTTTTCCCACCGACATGGGGATTGTTGGCTGGACAGCACACTCCAAGAAGCCTCAGAACGTTCCTGATGTTAAGAAG GACTCACATTTCAGCGACTTTGTGGATAAACAGACCAAATACACCACTAAATGCATGATGACTGCTCCCCTTCTGTCTGGAAAGGAACCCATCGGTGTTGTCATGGCACTCAACAAACAAGGGGCTAATGAATTTTCAAAGAGCGATCAGGAG CTCTTCAACAAATATATAAACTTTGCCTCTGTGGTTGCTCTCCAAGCCTACACTTCTTGCATGTGGGATGTAGAGTCCAGGAGAAGCCAg GTGCTGCTGTGGTCAGCAAGCAAAGTTTTTGAAGAGTTGACGGATATTGAGAGGCAGTTTCACAAAGCCTTGTATACAGTGAGGACATACATCAAGTGTGAGAGATACTCTGTGGGACTCCTGGACATGACCAAAGAAAAG GAATTCTTCGATGAGTGGCCAATCAAACTTGGAGAACAGGAGCCATACAAAGGCCCCAAGACACCTGATGGCAGA GAAATCAACTTCTACAAGATTATTGACTACTTGCTGGAAGACAAAGAGGAGATTAAAGTTATCCC CGGCCCTCCTGCCGACCACTGGGCTCTGGTCAGCGGACTCCCGTCATATGTGGCTGAGAATGGATTT ATCTGCAACATGATGAATGCTGCAGGAGATGACTACTTCGCATTTCAG AAAGAAGCAGTGGATGAGAGTGGATGGAGGATTAAGAACGTCCTCTCCCTCCCCATCGTCAACAAGAAGGAGGAAATTGTTGGTGTTGCCACTTTCTTCAACAGACATGATGGCAAACCATTTGATGAGAATGATGAACAAATTACAGAA GCTCTGACCCAGTTCCTTGGGTGGTCCACTCTGAACAGTGACACATACGACAAactgaacaggacagagtggaGGAAAGATGTAGCTCAGGAGATGCTCATGTACCAGACAATGGCCACACCAAATGATGTGCAGACCATTCTG AAAACTCAAGACAAGTTTGGCTCTGCACCAGAGGACTGTGACCAGAAGGAGATGTACAAACTGTTG AGAGCCAGCATCCCTGATGCCAAGAATGTGGAGCTGTTGGAGTTCCGCTTCAGTGACTTCCCCTTGTCAGAGTTCGAACTCATCCAGTGTGGCATCCGTTGCTTCTTTGAGTTGGGGGTGGTAGAGAAGTTCAAAGTCCCAGCCGAG atcCTGACACGATGGATGTACACCGTTCGCAGGGGATACCGTGACATCACCTACCACAACTGGAGGCACGGCTTCAACGTTGGACAAACCATGTTCACTCTGCTGCTA ACAGGTAAACTGAAGAAGTATTACTCCGATCTCGAGGCCTTTGCCATGGTAGCTGCCGGATTCTGCCATGATATTGACCACAGAGGAACCAACAATCTCTACCAGACAAA GAGTTTATCCCCACTGGCTAAACTGCACAGCTCCTCAGTTATGGAGCGGCATCATCTTGAGTACAGTAAGACGCTGATGGAGAATGAG AATCTGAACATCTTCCAAAACCTTCAGAAGCGTCAGTTTGAGACGGTGCAGCATCTGTTTGAAGTCTGCATCATTGCCACTGATCTCGCCCTCTATTTCAA GAAGAGAACAATGTTCCAAAAAATTGTTGAATCTGTGGAGGGGATaccagaggagaaagagagggttgACTACATCTCCAACAATCCAACCAGGAAGGAAATTATCAT GGCGATGATGATGACAGCTTGTGATCTGTCGGCCATTACAAAACCATGGGAGGTTCAGAGCAAG GTTGCTCTAATGGTGGCAGCAGAATTTTGGGAGCAGGGAGACCTTGAAAGGACAGTCCTCGAGCAGCAGCCTATT CCCATGATGGACAGAAATCACGCAGATGAGCTGCCTAAGATGCAGTGTGGTTTCATCGACTTTGTCTGCGCCTTTGTGTACAAG GAGTTCGCTCGCTTCCACAAAGAGATCACCCCCATGTTCGACGGACTGAATAACAACAGGGGTGAATGGAAAGCTCTCGCAGACGTCCGTGAGGCCAAGCTGAAGGCCATCGAAGATGAGAAGAAAAAGCTGGAAGGCGGAGGCGAACAAG AAACCGGAAAGTCGAAGACATGCGCGATCTGCTAG
- the LOC126406620 gene encoding leucine-rich glioma-inactivated protein 1-like, producing the protein MGNTRKMPKRSCWLCVLVVASVLLVVDSKRARQPRCPASCTCTKDNALCESAGLIPRSFPPDVISLSFVKSEFTEIPKESFIHTPALHLLLFTANNLEAINEDAFLGLPHMEYLFIENNQIKSISPHAFRGLKTLVHLSLAYNNLETLPKDLFKGLEALTKVDLRGNQFTCDCKLKWLVEWIYSTNATVDQIYCKGPASQLDKKINDLVPQSFDCITTEFASYQSLKFESISVEAFSFGNDQYVVFAQPFIGKCSFLEWDHVEMVFRNYDDIDSTSTVICKPLVIDNQLFVIVAQLFGGSHIYKRDTSANKFIKLQGIDILKIRKPNDVETFRIDGESFFVIADSSKAGSTTIYKWNGNGFYSHQSLHPWYRDTDVEYMEISSKPHLILSSSSQRPVIYQWNKSTKLFDRRTDIPEMEDVYAVKHFQVKSDLYICLTRFIGDSKVMRWDGALFRELQTMPSRGSMVFQPFSVGTWQYAILGSDYSFTQVYRWDAKKGEFVHFQEVNIQAPRAFSPVSIDNRQFLLASSFKGKTQIYEHLVIDLSN; encoded by the exons ATGGGGAATACACGCAAGATGCCCAAGAGATCGTGCTGGCTTTGCGTACTTGTAGTGGCGTCTGTTTTACTTGTAGTGGACAGCAAGAGAGCCAGGCAGCCTCGCTGTCCAGCATCATGTACATGTACCAAAGATAACGCGTTGTGCGAAAGCGCAGGACTGATCCCTCGCAGCTTTCCCCCCGATGTCATATCACT ATCATTCGTCAAGTCTGAATTCACTGAAATCCCGAAAGAGAGCTTCATCCACACGCCTGCCCTGCACCTCCT CCTCTTCACAGCCAACAACCTGGAAGCTATTAACGAAGATGCTTTCCTTGGTCTTCCTCATATGGAGTATCT GTTCATCGAAAACAACCAGATCAAGTCGATTTCACCACATGCTTTCCGCGGACTGAAAACCTTAGTGCATCT gAGTCTGGCCTACAATAATCTGGAAACTCTGCCCAAAGATTTGTTTAAGGGTCTTGAGGCCTTGACGAAAGT AGACTTGCGAGGGAATCAGTTCACCTGTGACTGTAAGCTGAAGTGGTTGGTGGAGTGGATATACAGCACCAATGCTACAGTGGATCAGATTTACTGTAAAGGCCCGGCCTCACAGCTGGACAAGAAGATCAATGATCTGGTGCCACAATCCTTCGACTGCATCACCACAG AGTTTGCTTCCTATCAGTCCCTGAAGTTTGAATCCATATCTGTGGAGGCATTTTCTTTTGGGAATGACCAGTATGTGGTGTTTGCCCAGCCCTTCATCGGGAAATGCAGCTTTCTAGAGTGGGATCACGTGGAGATGGTCTTCAGAAACTATGACGACATTGACA GCACTTCCACAGTGATTTGCAAACCTCTGGTCATTGACAACCAGCTCTTTGTCATTGTGGCTCAGCTGTTCGGTGGCTCCCACATCTATAAACGTGACACCTCTGCCAACAAATTCATCAAACTCCAAGGCATTGACATCCTCAAAATCCGCAAACCAAACGATGTTGAGACGTTTCGCATCGATGGAGAGTCCTTCTTCGTCATAGCAGACAGCTCCAAGGCTGGCTCCACCACCATCTACAAGTGGAACGGCAATGGCTTCTACTCCCACCAGTCACTCCACCCATGGTACCGGGACACTGATGTGGAGTACATGGAGATCTCCTCCAAACCTCACCTGATCCTGTCCAGCAGCTCCCAGAGGCCGGTCATCTACCAGTGGAACAAAAGCACCAAGCTGTTTGACAGACGCACCGACATCCCAGAGATGGAGGACGTCTACGCCGTGAAGCATTTTCAGGTCAAATCCGACCTCTATATCTGTCTAACACGCTTCATCGGCGACTCCAAAGTGATGCGCTGGGATGGGGCCCTCTTTAGAGAGCTGCAGACCATGCCCTCCCGTGGCTCCATGGTGTTCCAGCCCTTCTCTGTGGGCACCTGGCAGTACGCAATCCTGGGCAGCGATTACTCTTTCACCCAGGTGTACCGCTGGGATGCAAAGAAGGGCGAGTTTGTCCATTTCCAGGAGGTGAACATCCAGGCGCCGAGGGCCTTTTCTCCAGTCTCCATAGACAACCGGCAGTTCCTGCTGGCCTCCAGTTTCAAAGGGAAAACTCAGATTTATGAGCACCTGGTCATCGATCTGAGCAATTGA
- the LOC126407149 gene encoding free fatty acid receptor 4-like codes for MHFGSLSAYVGNNSHTHFPHGENISYFSFFSEIHHSDHVATTIVETLAITAVFLVSVAANAAAAALVTWERRLVANKTVLTLNLFVADLLFVSMIPLIVAVRWTVSWTLGYTACHTLLYVICMSGCVTISTLASISVERVQAILRLQSVPTLNCRMVTATLFFIWAFSALTSIPLTLFFTVMDEKFPEQERIHICTLKWPDKTGEIAWNVAFTALCFFLPGFIIVVSYSKILQIAKRSRLGLRPRDSQPPAGDPLEYRVSRQDMKLFRTLLVLVLSFLIMWSPIFIITFLILARNFLVHLDVSSTMFFWVITFTLANSALNPILYSVCQLKNGWRRLCSGTVVAPQRRKPHGIGRTQGIQP; via the exons ATGCATTTCGGATCTCTTTCAGCCTATGTGGGTAATAACTCTCACACTCATTTTCCCCATGGAGAAAACATCTCTtatttctccttcttctctgaGATACACCACTCAGATCATGTTGCCACCACTATTGTCGAGACCCTGGCTATTACTGCTGTCTTCCTCGTCTCCGTGGCAGCAAATGCGGCAGCTGCAGCCCTGGTAACCTGGGAACGCAGACTAGTGGCCAACAAGACCGTGCTGACCCTCAACTTGTTTGTGGCCGACCTGCTGTTTGTCAGCATGATCCCGCTGATTGTGGCAGTGCGGTGGACTGTGTCCTGGACGCTGGGGTATACAGCCTGTCACACTCTGCTCTATGTCATCTGTATGAGTGGCTGTGTCACCATCTCTACCCTGGCCTCCATCAGTGTGGAGAGGGTCCAGGCCATCCTTCGGCTGCAGTCTGTGCCCACTCTAAACTGCAGGATGGTGACTGCCACCCTCTTCTTCATCTGGGCCTTTTCTGCACTCACCTCCATACCTCTGACTCTGTTCTTCACTGTGATGGATGAGAAGTTCCCTGAGCAG GAACGCATACACATCTGTACTCTCAAGTGGCCTGACAAAACTGGAGAGATTGCGTGGAACGTAGCCTTCACTGCACTGTGCTTCTTCCTCCCAGGATTCATAATTGTAGTCAGTTACAGCAAAATATTACAG ATTGCTAAAAGAAGTAGGCTCGGGCTGCGACCCCGAGACAGCCAGCCCCCAGCTGGAGACCCTCTTGAGTACCGTGTGTCCCGCCAGGATATGAAGCTCTTCCGTACCCTTCTGGTCCTTGTGCTTTCTTTCTTAATCATGTGGAGCCCCATTTTCATCATCACCTTCCTCATCCTGGCCAGGAACTTCCTTGTTCACCTAGATGTCTCCTCTACCATGTTCTTCTGGGTGATAACGTTCACACTGGCCAACTCAGCCCTGAATCCCATCCTCTACTCAGTCTGCCAGTTAAAGAACGgctggcgtaggctctgcagtGGCACTGTTGTAGCACCACAGAGGAGAAAGCCGCATGGAATTGGTCGGACGCAAGGGATACAGCCATGA
- the LOC126407150 gene encoding centrosomal protein of 55 kDa-like, with the protein MENELMRSPSRGTNGDGPVFFSCAAVPPSGARFLTVGTALLEKCQQLMANDSKIDVLSEQLSEKEENEMDAVSMRRESSMSSYSREIEEMKNEYVRLSTRCQYLENKVAQKKDSTTDEWASPNTTIDLQNCLRDALEKNKQWLEYDQQREAYVRAILARMLWLEKQLNEANQARSQQHNEDHSDEKEQMRQMQRYYESLLQRAKDQLDVLRKELDVAQHNLIMTQSWCKEESEVDELKQQLQTENMNRESAQEDHHYSEDEEHWLTAVTEDLQYRLDEEERESASSELQSTPFEKFLLDRHCADQERIADLERQIKISSQDLEDEKQDCLYLQKQMVRILKTLKPKDHVTKQSKRDRQDCTSCEEAYPPSLRSRDSLTSSTHSSSLNESFLECPGCRSQYPASHHRELMTHLEVCLD; encoded by the exons ATGG AGAATGAGTTAATGCGTTCACCATCCAGGGGAACCAACGGAGACGGTCCGGTCTTCTTCTCTTGTGCTGCAGTGCCCCCCAGTGGCGCT AGATTCCTCACTGTTGGAACAGCTTTACTGGAAAAGTGTCAGCAGCTCATGGCCAACGACAGTAAGATTGATGTGCTGTCAGAGCAGCTAAGtgagaaagaagaaaatgagaTGGACGCAGTGAGtatgaggagagagagcagcatGTCCAGTTACTCCAGAGAGATTGAAGAAATGAAGAACGAGTATGTGCGACTCTCAACTAGGTGTCAGTATCTAGAGAACAAAGTTGCGCAGAAAAAG GACTCCACTACAGATGAATGGGCCTCACCCAACACCACAATTGATCTCCAAAACTGCCTCCGTGAT GCCTTGGAGAAGAACAAGCAGTGGCTGGAATATGACCAGCAGAGAGAGGCCTATGTGAGGGCAATTCTGGCCAGAATGTTATGGCTGGAGAAGCAGCTGAACGAAGCAAATCAGGCCCGCTCACAGCAGCACAATGAGGACCATTCAGATG AGAAGGAGCAGATGAGGCAGATGCAGAGGTATTATGAAAGTCTGTTACAGAGGGCCAAAGACCAGCTGGATGTGCTCAGGAAGGAGCTCGACGTGGCCCAGCATAACTTGATAATGACCCAAAGTTG GTGCAAGGAAGAGAGTGAGGTGGATGAGCTCAAGCAACAGCTGCAGACTGAAAATATGAACAGAGAAAGTGCACAGGAAGATCATCATTACTCTGAGGATGAAGAGCACTGGCTGACTGCTGTGACTGAAGACCTTCAGTACAGACTGGATGAGGAGGAGCGCGAGTCAGCTAGCTCTGAGCTGCAG TCCACTCCCTTTGAAAAGTTTCTGTTAGATCGTCACTGTGCTGACCAGGAAAGGATTGCAGACCTAGAGCGACAG atCAAGATTTCTTCGCAAGATCTGGAGGATGAGAAACAGGACTGTTTGTATTTACAGAAGCAAATGGTCAGGATTCTGAAGACGCTAAAACCTAAAGACCATGTGACGAAGCAGTCGAAG AGAGACCGGCAGGATTGCACCTCGTGTGAAGAGGCATACCCACCCTCCCTGCGCTCCAGAGATAGCCTTACATCCTCCACTCACAGCAGCTCGCTGAATGAAAGCTTCCTGGAGTGTCCCGGCTGCCGGTCCCAGTATCCTGCCAGTCACCACAGAGAACTGATGACCCACCTTGAAGTCTGTCTGGACTAA